One window of the Pyxicephalus adspersus chromosome 5, UCB_Pads_2.0, whole genome shotgun sequence genome contains the following:
- the LOC140331092 gene encoding cytochrome c oxidase subunit 4 isoform 1, mitochondrial-like codes for MLVSVARSLRGPRSILWKSFSTSSSVSAHDVSGDQVPYYTKPKYFNSRAIPLPDVPFVSELTSQQKALKEKEAGSWTQLTNEEKLALYRISFDQSYEEMKKGSPNEWKTIVGAVFYFVAFSGLCLWWYREYVYFPIPHTLSEDWIAMQTKRMLDMRINPVTGLSSHWDYEKNEWKK; via the exons ATGTTGGTAAGTGTTGCGCGATCCCTTCGTGGTCCAAGATCCATTCTGTGGAAGAGTTTCTCCACTAGTAGTTCTGTCTCTGCACATG ATGTTTCAGGTGACCAAGTACCTTACTACACAAAGCCAAAGTATTTTAATTCCCGTGCAATCCCCCTGCCCGATGTACCCTTTGTATCAGAGTTGACATCACAGCAAAAGGCTCTTAAAGAAAAGGAAGCTGGATCCTGGACTCAGCTGACAAACGAAGAAAAACTAGCAT TGTACCGTATCAGCTTTGACCAGTCATatgaagaaatgaagaaaggaTCCCCAAATGAGTGGAAAACAATTGTGGGAGCTGTGTTTTACTTCGTGGCCTTTTCTGGATTATGTCTTTGGTGGTATCGTGAATATG tgTATTTTCCAATTCCTCACACCCTTTCTGAAGATTGGATAGCAATGCAAACAAAGAGGATGCTTGACATGAGAATCAATCCTGTTACTGGATTATCTTCCCACTGGGATTATGAAAAGAATGAATGGAAGAAATAA